The proteins below are encoded in one region of Clostridia bacterium:
- a CDS encoding DUF1330 domain-containing protein encodes MVYFVITTYFDKEKDIKDYLEYIEKVAPIVKSYGGRYLVRSENITALSPKWKPDRVIIIEFDRREQLEKCFSSEEYRRIAALRENTVDSRAIIIE; translated from the coding sequence ATGGTATATTTTGTTATAACAACATATTTCGATAAGGAAAAAGACATAAAGGACTATCTTGAATACATAGAAAAAGTTGCGCCCATCGTTAAAAGCTACGGGGGACGGTATTTGGTGCGCTCGGAAAATATAACGGCGCTGAGTCCGAAATGGAAGCCTGACAGAGTGATAATAATTGAATTCGACAGAAGGGAGCAGCTTGAGAAGTGTTTTTCGTCGGAAGAATACAGAAGAATTGCCGCTCTCAGAGAAAACACTGTTGACAGTCGGGCGATAATTATTGAATGA
- a CDS encoding DUF4177 domain-containing protein — MNLMDKSTYSTASGHNYQYVVLQVTLKEKLIGTGSGNLKALERVINDQAKKGYRLHTITTTSAESKGLMDGDRIQATLVFEKLE, encoded by the coding sequence ATGAATTTAATGGACAAATCGACGTATTCAACTGCTTCCGGTCATAACTATCAGTACGTTGTGCTTCAGGTGACGCTGAAGGAAAAGCTTATCGGAACGGGTTCGGGAAACTTAAAGGCGTTGGAGCGCGTTATCAACGATCAGGCAAAAAAAGGCTATAGGCTGCACACAATAACAACGACGAGCGCGGAGAGCAAGGGACTTATGGACGGCGACCGTATCCAGGCGACTCTTGTATTTGAGAAGCTGGAGTAA
- a CDS encoding MBL fold metallo-hydrolase, whose product MRINDNVHLIRKEFFVTSSVKRFVNVYLIEGRHCYLVDCGVAGTETLIEEYLKTIGRSLDDLKGIFITHSHPDHIGAAAGIQRRSGCAVYAPAKEAEWIEDIDRQFSDRPIPNFYKLLPESVRISRQLEDGNVISPENGIELRAISTEGHSHGSMSYILNGELIFTGDAIPTSGDVPIFVDYNKSIKSLDLIKSIGGIKYACPAWDAVYDKDKLDERILIAKEMLARLKEAAIQVESEFGDVYDDENILRIFKAAGMPDYSGNRLARISIEACLMGQDDG is encoded by the coding sequence ATGAGGATAAACGATAACGTTCATTTGATACGAAAAGAGTTTTTCGTAACATCAAGCGTGAAGCGATTTGTAAACGTTTATCTCATCGAAGGAAGGCACTGCTATCTTGTTGACTGCGGCGTTGCGGGGACGGAAACTTTGATAGAGGAATACTTAAAGACAATAGGCCGCAGCTTAGATGATTTAAAAGGCATATTTATCACGCATTCGCATCCGGATCACATAGGCGCGGCGGCTGGAATACAAAGGCGAAGCGGATGCGCAGTATATGCTCCCGCAAAGGAGGCCGAGTGGATAGAGGATATAGACCGACAGTTTTCGGATCGCCCCATCCCGAACTTTTATAAGCTGCTGCCGGAATCGGTAAGGATAAGTCGTCAGCTTGAAGACGGCAATGTGATCTCGCCCGAGAATGGGATAGAGCTTCGCGCGATATCGACAGAAGGCCATTCGCACGGTTCAATGTCATATATATTGAACGGCGAGCTCATTTTTACGGGCGATGCGATACCGACTTCAGGCGACGTTCCTATTTTTGTTGATTATAATAAAAGCATAAAGAGCCTTGACCTTATCAAAAGCATCGGCGGTATAAAATACGCCTGTCCGGCGTGGGACGCAGTTTACGATAAGGATAAGCTTGACGAGAGGATATTGATCGCAAAGGAAATGCTTGCACGGCTGAAAGAAGCGGCGATTCAAGTCGAAAGCGAATTCGGAGACGTTTATGACGATGAAAATATCTTACGGATATTTAAGGCGGCAGGCATGCCGGACTATTCGGGAAACCGCCTTGCGAGAATAAGCATAGAAGCCTGCCTTATGGGGCAGGACGATGGGTGA
- a CDS encoding helix-turn-helix domain-containing protein — translation MDTREILHELRIKSGLSQDELAEKVFVTRQAVSRWENGETVPNTETLKLLSRFFDVSINTLLGEPRRLICQCCGMPLEDKIISREKDGTMNEDYCKWCYADGAYTYSNMEELIDACVNHMTGEGFSEEQARSYMKQLLPTLDHWKRYEQLGDNGQFEEFKKKLIEEINDLHIEGMPKVEKLNALVGQRVNFEYPLQGGRSVKFLDDGKTYLCAQLESQFGKGRLFGVVADMDLILVCTYEEGGIDPELVMYKKR, via the coding sequence GTGGATACAAGAGAGATACTTCATGAGCTTAGAATAAAGAGCGGCTTATCACAGGATGAGCTGGCAGAAAAGGTATTTGTAACGCGCCAGGCGGTATCGCGCTGGGAAAACGGCGAGACCGTGCCGAATACGGAAACACTGAAACTGCTTTCAAGGTTTTTCGATGTTTCGATAAATACGCTGCTTGGAGAGCCGCGCCGTCTTATATGCCAATGCTGCGGAATGCCGCTTGAGGATAAGATCATAAGCAGGGAAAAAGACGGAACGATGAATGAGGATTACTGCAAGTGGTGCTACGCCGATGGAGCTTATACATACAGCAACATGGAAGAGTTGATAGACGCTTGCGTTAATCACATGACCGGCGAAGGCTTTTCAGAAGAGCAGGCGCGTTCTTATATGAAACAGCTTCTGCCTACGCTTGATCATTGGAAAAGATATGAACAGCTCGGCGATAACGGTCAGTTTGAGGAATTCAAAAAGAAGCTTATCGAAGAAATAAACGATCTTCATATAGAGGGTATGCCGAAGGTGGAAAAATTAAACGCTCTCGTCGGACAGCGTGTAAACTTCGAGTATCCGCTTCAAGGCGGCAGAAGCGTTAAATTTCTTGACGATGGAAAAACGTATTTGTGCGCTCAGCTTGAGTCGCAGTTCGGGAAAGGACGCTTATTTGGCGTTGTTGCAGATATGGATCTTATACTCGTATGCACTTACGAGGAAGGGGGTATAGATCCCGAGCTTGTGATGTATAAAAAAAGATGA